The genomic region AGCACGTGGAACTGTTTCTTACGTAGCTCCAACTGAGtggatgggaaaaaaaaaaagtaaagagaagagagagcaattagcttaaaatattttaaagcagACGATTTTAAATGGACGCAGAGCCTTACCTTATCTTCTACGTTCTCTTTGATTTGTGAAAGCTGTTGAAGTTCTTTGTCCAGCGCTTCAAGCTGCCTGTAGGGACAGGATCGGAGCGTAAAATCAGAACCAACGAAATCTGAAGAGATTATTTCAAATCTCTTAAATCAAAAGAGACGACACTTACTCCATCGTTTGGTGTCTGTCCGGATGTTGCTGGATGACTTTCGCCAAAGCGTCATACTCTGAAATATAACATCACACTCTTATTCACtacataaataattattaagacTTCTTCAACAGACATTCAGTAGCGTAGTATCGCACCTTGACGGTTCTTCCGTATCCTCTTTGCCCTCTGGATCTCTTTTTTGCACTCGGCGATTTTCTCATGTGCGGCTGATATGCTTTGCTCTGCGtcaaggataaaaaaaaaaaacagaccagaaATAAGCACAAAAAACTCAAACACAGATTTTCCACCTTCTCAAATTCCTTCAAAACAGTAAAGGGaatatctatttaaaaaaacaaacaaaaaaacacctacaCAAGTCTATATTTAAGTGCTCTGATTGACTTTTGTTAAAGAAATGCTGTCATTTATATGTCAAATAATGGAAGTGCTCCTACACATAATGCATGTGAGAGCAACGCTTTAACAGAGGGAtttaaaagaatatatatataaaaataatacaagcCTTATTGATgatcatattttatttcatgtaattAATATGGATATATTAAAAGCCTAAAGTCTATAAGGtagtttcttttttaattccTTTGCTGGTTTTATACCGTTCATCAGGACCCATGAGCCATgtgtgatacactatattgccaaaagttttgggacaaccctccaaatcattggattcaggtgttgggctcggccccttagttccagtgaaaggaactcctaatgcttcagcttgataccaggacattttggacaatttcatgctttataggaacagtttggggatgaccacttcctgttccaacatgactgcacacagcaaggtccataaagacatggatgagtgagtttggtgtggaggaacttgactggcctgcacagagtcctgacctcaacatgatagaacaccttcgggaagaattagagcggagactgtgagccagacattctcgtccaacatcagtgcctgacctcacaaacgtgcttctagaggaatggtcaaaaattcccataaacacactccttaatcttgtggaaatccttcccagaagagttgaagctattaGGTATGCAAAGGGcagaactccatattacattcacatgcatgtaaaggcaaacaTCACAGTTTTgccctggctcacagtctccgctctaattcatcccaaaggtgttctatcgggttgaggtcaggactctgtgcaggccagtcaagttcctccacaccaaactcactcatccatgtctttacggaccttgctttggtcactggtgtgccgtcatgttggaacaagaaggggtcatccccaaactgttcccataaagcatgaaattgtccaaaatgtcttggtatgaagctgaagcattaagagttcctttcactggaactaaggggccgagatcaacccctgaaaaacaacacaattcaatgatttagacgGGTgtaccaaaacttttggcaatatagtgtacattattttatttatgttttcttgtaatctgaagcCAACTCTGGCAAAataatttccttcaggattaataaagttctatcttatatTACTGAGGTTGTCCAGGTATCGAGGCACTTTCACCCATCACGCCTACAAACGCCGATCTCACCGATGTCTGTGTAGATCTTCTCATagttctccatctccatcagGTTCATGTTGTACACCAAAAGTGTCTTTCCCATCGAGAACTCGCATTGTGACAAGGTCCCCAACATCCTCTGGTACTGAGCAAAACTGCAGGAACAAAGACAGAACAAACGTTAAAGTCTGTAGCGCCGTGACTGACCTTATAACCTGTAAAAAGCATAGATCTGATTGATCAATTCACCCTTCTTCTGGCGTCACGTTCGAGTGGCACCATTTAATGAAGCTTTTCAGGAGGACATTGATGCGTCTGT from Hemibagrus wyckioides isolate EC202008001 linkage group LG21, SWU_Hwy_1.0, whole genome shotgun sequence harbors:
- the thoc7 gene encoding THO complex subunit 7 homolog, whose translation is MGTITDDEVIRKRLLIDGDGAGDDRRINVLLKSFIKWCHSNVTPEEGFAQYQRMLGTLSQCEFSMGKTLLVYNMNLMEMENYEKIYTDIEQSISAAHEKIAECKKEIQRAKRIRKNRQEYDALAKVIQQHPDRHQTMEQLEALDKELQQLSQIKENVEDKLELRKKQFHVLLSTIQELQQTLENDEKMESDETSQESPMENGD